actGAGTTTTTATTCATCTTCACCTCCTGGTAAGTTATCGTTAGACATTGAGCTAATAATATTTTGGGCAGTGTCTTTACCAATCCAAAGAATACACATTACGCCGGCCTCCATGCAACCAACTACGATGCcagccaaaacatcaagaatataATGTCTTTGAATTATTATGCGCGACAAGCAAACGGAACTACACCATGCCAATAGGGGCATCCACCATATGACCGATACTGGACTCAAATAAATGAGAAACATTGTCACAAATACAGCTCTTGAGGCATGTCCTGAGGGAAAACTAAATTTGTCAGGGCCAAGTGTCATCATGTCGTTACACGGAGATGGACGTCTTCGTCTGAAAGCTGCCTTCATCACAGCAATTACAATGATATCAAATATGAGGCCCATCATCATATTCAATTGTGATTCATAACGCTCTTTGTCATTTAGTAACCAAATAAGAGCTATCCAAGATGCTAACCAAACAATTCCATTGCAAGAGATTTCCAAAGCTTTGCAGTGCGTCTTTAGAGATTTGAGTGATGTATAACTCAATAATTGGCccacaaattttttagttaGCTTCTCATCTTGTTGGAGGATGGTATCGATGATTTTAGGCTTTTGTCTTTTCGCCATATTATTAAATTAGACTACTTTAAGATTTGTCGTCGTATAAAAACAATGATTAGAGGATTGAAACGGTTTTGTCGTCGGCAATTATGAATCAGCTGCTAGTCTATACGAAACTAAATGAAATCGGACAACGTCTAAAAGATtcctcccaataaacacaaacgtttgaaaaatactaaaatgcaataatttttcaaacattttttcaaaggattagggtaatattcaagttgagaaattgttgagaaaatcgcgttctcaacaaaaaacagacattaccctcaacagtaaaattcaaca
This is a stretch of genomic DNA from Haematobia irritans isolate KBUSLIRL chromosome 4, ASM5000362v1, whole genome shotgun sequence. It encodes these proteins:
- the LOC142234091 gene encoding polyisoprenoid diphosphate/phosphate phosphohydrolase PLPP6 yields the protein MAKRQKPKIIDTILQQDEKLTKKFVGQLLSYTSLKSLKTHCKALEISCNGIVWLASWIALIWLLNDKERYESQLNMMMGLIFDIIVIAVMKAAFRRRRPSPCNDMMTLGPDKFSFPSGHASRAVFVTMFLIYLSPVSVIWWMPLLAWCSSVCLSRIIIQRHYILDVLAGIVVGCMEAGVMCILWIGKDTAQNIISSMSNDNLPGGEDE